The Treponema primitia ZAS-1 genome window below encodes:
- a CDS encoding urocanate hydratase — MDDFMQIRLFKEGDALPLKPEFEKNIRRAPSRGFRLSEEQTKTALKNALRYVPSEYHRELIPEFLEELYTYGRIYAYRFRPAGRIYGKPIDEYKGKCIEGKAFQVMIDNNLDFEVALYPYELVTYGETGSVCHDWLQYRLIKKYLENLTENQTLVVASGHPAGLFKSRPEAPRVTVTNALMIGLFDNQADWEIAEEMGVANYGQMTAGGWMYIGPQGIVHGTYNTLLNAGRNELGIPKDSDLRGHLFVSSGLGGMSGAQPKAAEIAGAVGIVAEVDESRIKTRLDQGWVSYSSSKLPDVFAKADEYLKKKEPYSIAYHGNIVDLLQYVVDSNIKVELMSDQTSCHAAYDGGYCPQGMSFAERTALLAQKDKRNLFVERVNASLRKHYELIKICVERGSYFFDYGNAFLKAVYDAGVREVSKNGIDDKDGFTFPSYVEDIMGPLLFDYGYGPFRWVCLSGKSEDLRKTDQAAMDCIDRNRRYQDMDNYNWIRDAEKNKMVVGTQARILYQDAEGRIKIALKFNELVRKGEIGPVMLGRDHHDVSGTDSPFRETSNIKDGSNVMADMAVQCYVGNAARGMSLVALHNGGGTGIGKAINGGFGLVLDGSARVDGVIQSAMLWDVMGGVARRNWARNPHSIETVKEYNRKYAGESQITLPYLADEDLVAETVHKHFT; from the coding sequence ATGGACGATTTCATGCAGATACGTTTGTTTAAAGAAGGAGACGCGCTTCCCCTTAAACCGGAGTTTGAAAAAAACATACGACGGGCGCCGTCCCGGGGTTTCAGGCTCAGCGAGGAGCAGACAAAAACCGCGTTGAAAAATGCCCTGCGTTATGTGCCATCGGAATATCACCGGGAGCTTATTCCGGAATTCCTGGAAGAACTGTATACCTATGGCAGAATCTATGCCTACCGGTTCAGACCCGCAGGCAGAATCTATGGAAAGCCCATTGATGAATACAAGGGCAAGTGTATCGAGGGCAAGGCCTTTCAGGTCATGATCGATAACAACCTTGATTTTGAAGTTGCCCTCTACCCCTATGAACTGGTAACCTACGGCGAGACCGGCAGTGTCTGTCACGATTGGCTGCAGTACCGGCTAATAAAAAAATATCTGGAAAACCTAACGGAAAACCAAACCCTGGTTGTCGCCTCCGGGCATCCGGCGGGGCTTTTTAAATCGCGGCCCGAAGCGCCGCGGGTAACGGTTACCAACGCGCTCATGATAGGCCTTTTCGATAACCAGGCAGATTGGGAAATAGCCGAGGAAATGGGGGTGGCAAATTACGGGCAGATGACCGCAGGGGGCTGGATGTACATAGGCCCCCAGGGCATAGTGCACGGAACCTACAACACCCTGCTCAACGCCGGCAGAAATGAACTGGGCATCCCCAAGGACAGCGATTTGCGGGGTCATCTTTTTGTCAGTTCCGGACTGGGCGGCATGAGCGGGGCCCAGCCCAAGGCTGCGGAGATTGCCGGAGCGGTGGGGATTGTAGCCGAGGTGGACGAGAGCCGCATTAAAACCCGGCTGGACCAGGGTTGGGTTTCCTATTCTTCGTCTAAGCTCCCGGATGTTTTTGCCAAGGCAGATGAATATTTAAAAAAGAAGGAACCCTATTCAATAGCTTACCATGGAAATATTGTTGATCTGCTCCAATACGTTGTTGATAGTAACATTAAAGTTGAACTCATGAGCGATCAAACATCCTGTCACGCGGCATACGATGGCGGTTACTGTCCTCAGGGGATGAGCTTTGCGGAAAGGACCGCCCTGCTTGCACAGAAGGACAAACGAAATCTATTTGTTGAAAGGGTTAACGCTTCATTGCGGAAGCATTATGAACTTATTAAAATCTGTGTCGAAAGGGGATCCTACTTTTTCGATTACGGGAATGCTTTCCTAAAGGCCGTGTACGATGCGGGGGTAAGGGAGGTGTCCAAAAACGGTATAGATGATAAGGATGGATTCACCTTCCCTTCCTATGTGGAAGACATCATGGGTCCCCTGCTCTTCGACTATGGGTACGGCCCCTTCCGTTGGGTATGTTTGAGCGGCAAAAGCGAGGATCTGCGTAAAACGGATCAGGCGGCCATGGACTGCATAGACCGGAACAGAAGATACCAGGACATGGACAACTACAACTGGATCAGGGACGCGGAAAAAAACAAAATGGTTGTGGGAACCCAGGCGCGTATCCTCTACCAGGACGCAGAGGGGAGAATAAAGATAGCTCTCAAATTTAACGAACTGGTGCGGAAGGGCGAAATAGGCCCGGTCATGCTGGGGCGGGATCACCACGATGTAAGCGGAACCGATTCCCCCTTCCGGGAAACTTCCAATATCAAAGACGGTTCCAATGTGATGGCCGATATGGCGGTACAGTGTTATGTGGGCAACGCCGCTAGGGGTATGAGTCTAGTGGCCCTGCACAACGGCGGAGGCACCGGCATAGGGAAGGCTATTAACGGCGGCTTCGGTCTGGTGCTGGACGGCAGCGCCCGTGTTGACGGCGTCATACAAAGCGCCATGCTCTGGGACGTGATGGGCGGCGTGGCCAGACGGAACTGGGCGCGTAACCCCCACTCCATTGAAACCGTTAAGGAGTATAATAGAAAATACGCCGGGGAGAGCCAGATCACCCTCCCCTACCTTGCGGATGAGGATCTGGTTGCGGAGACGGTCCACAAACACTTTACATGA
- the hutI gene encoding imidazolonepropionase: MFKKPSNTVSDSASLLLYHAAQLVTPIGNTLKHGKEMGKLEIIPDAAVYIEGDTIMEVGQTDMLLKKYHPGKDGMESIDLTGKAIIPGFVDSHTHFVFGGYRPEEFIMRLSGAQYLDIMKMGGGIQSTVDATKKTPAETLFNDGFKRLNDMLSMGVTTVEGKSGYGLDRDCELKQLEVLNRLNREHPVDVEISYMGAHAIPRDYPGGSGAYIDFMVKEVLPLIQGKKLARFVDIFCEEGVFTPEESERYLCICKDLGFDTKIHADEIIPLGGGELAAKIGCASADHLLAVSDRGIQMLADSDTAATLLPCTAFCLNKPYAPARKLIDSGCAVALASDYNPGSCFTNSIPLIFSLGVIHMGMTIEEAICSLTLNGAGALKKADSIGSIEPGKKADITVLAYPDYRFLVYHSAKNIVSQVIKNGKVCYRVS; the protein is encoded by the coding sequence ATGTTTAAGAAACCATCAAATACCGTATCTGATTCAGCATCTCTGCTCTTATATCACGCAGCCCAGCTTGTAACACCTATTGGAAATACCTTAAAACATGGCAAGGAAATGGGTAAGCTGGAAATTATTCCCGATGCCGCCGTATATATCGAAGGGGATACCATCATGGAAGTGGGCCAAACAGATATGCTGCTGAAGAAATATCATCCTGGGAAAGACGGGATGGAAAGCATTGATCTGACCGGGAAAGCAATTATCCCGGGTTTTGTGGATTCCCATACCCATTTTGTTTTTGGCGGTTACCGGCCGGAAGAATTTATCATGCGGCTTTCCGGCGCACAGTACCTGGATATCATGAAGATGGGAGGAGGTATACAGAGTACGGTGGACGCCACCAAAAAAACTCCCGCAGAAACGCTATTCAACGACGGCTTTAAACGGCTTAACGATATGCTTTCCATGGGGGTTACCACCGTGGAAGGCAAAAGCGGGTACGGGCTTGACAGGGACTGCGAGCTGAAACAGCTTGAGGTTTTAAACCGCTTAAACCGGGAACATCCGGTGGATGTGGAAATAAGCTATATGGGCGCCCATGCAATTCCCCGGGACTATCCCGGAGGAAGCGGCGCTTATATTGATTTTATGGTGAAGGAAGTTTTGCCGCTTATTCAGGGAAAAAAGCTGGCCCGCTTTGTGGATATATTCTGCGAAGAGGGTGTCTTTACCCCCGAAGAATCCGAGCGCTACCTGTGTATATGCAAGGACTTGGGTTTTGATACAAAGATCCACGCCGATGAAATTATCCCCCTGGGGGGCGGAGAACTGGCGGCAAAAATCGGCTGCGCCAGTGCGGATCACCTGCTCGCCGTATCCGACAGGGGTATCCAAATGCTCGCCGACAGCGATACTGCGGCTACCCTTCTGCCCTGTACGGCCTTTTGCCTGAACAAGCCCTACGCGCCGGCGCGGAAGCTTATAGACTCAGGCTGTGCCGTGGCCCTGGCAAGCGACTATAACCCCGGCAGCTGTTTTACGAATTCTATACCCCTTATTTTTTCCCTGGGAGTTATCCATATGGGTATGACCATAGAAGAGGCTATCTGTTCTCTAACCCTAAACGGTGCGGGGGCCTTAAAAAAAGCCGATTCCATTGGCAGCATAGAACCGGGGAAGAAGGCGGATATAACAGTACTGGCATACCCTGATTACCGTTTTCTGGTATATCATTCGGCAAAAAATATAGTCAGCCAGGTCATTAAAAACGGAAAGGTTTGTTATAGGGTATCATAA
- a CDS encoding MBL fold metallo-hydrolase, whose translation MNITEGVYSLDCAGYGHVFYLEDEQALIDTGLPNKGNRILQELSCLGIKPEDIRRILLTHHDVDHAGNVRFLEEKTGAEVFIGKEDLPYLMNQAARPGIKKYLQKFLHVVPPKYCKPLEAPGNSVAIQMYHTPGHTPGHHVFLYGGVLFAGDLFRIEGTHIKKIPSRMNWNGELLANSISLLKKIPFTLVCPSHGNPMTREKLLPLIEQLWGNQS comes from the coding sequence ATGAACATAACTGAGGGTGTTTATTCGCTGGACTGTGCGGGGTACGGTCATGTATTTTACCTTGAGGATGAACAGGCCCTTATTGATACCGGTTTGCCGAACAAGGGGAACCGTATTTTGCAGGAATTGTCCTGCCTCGGTATAAAACCGGAGGACATTAGACGGATCCTCTTAACCCACCACGATGTGGATCACGCCGGGAATGTCCGCTTCCTTGAAGAAAAGACCGGGGCCGAAGTTTTTATCGGCAAGGAAGATTTACCCTATCTTATGAACCAAGCGGCAAGGCCGGGAATAAAAAAGTACCTACAAAAATTTTTACATGTAGTCCCTCCGAAATACTGCAAACCACTTGAGGCGCCGGGGAATTCCGTTGCGATACAGATGTACCATACGCCCGGACACACTCCCGGGCATCATGTTTTTCTTTATGGGGGTGTACTTTTTGCAGGGGATCTTTTCAGGATTGAAGGAACGCATATAAAGAAAATACCTTCAAGAATGAACTGGAATGGGGAGCTGTTAGCGAATTCTATTTCGTTGTTAAAGAAAATTCCTTTTACCCTTGTGTGTCCTTCCCATGGAAACCCCATGACGAGAGAAAAATTACTGCCGCTTATTGAACAATTATGGGGGAACCAATCATGA
- a CDS encoding phenylpyruvate tautomerase MIF-related protein, translating into MPFISVTIGQKLSGAEKEKLKIELGRLITIIPGKTEPDLIVHIQDSDTVYMGGTETPSVYIDLRVYTKTKEDAKKTFTKKLFEFITAEYGIKPDRQYLTISEYENWGYDGEFH; encoded by the coding sequence ATGCCATTCATTTCAGTAACCATCGGACAAAAACTGAGCGGCGCAGAAAAAGAAAAACTCAAAATCGAACTCGGCCGCCTCATTACCATCATCCCCGGTAAAACCGAACCCGACCTCATCGTCCACATCCAAGACTCAGACACCGTATACATGGGTGGAACAGAAACCCCCTCTGTCTACATCGACCTCCGTGTCTACACTAAGACCAAAGAGGACGCCAAAAAAACCTTCACCAAAAAACTCTTCGAGTTTATCACCGCCGAATACGGTATAAAACCGGACCGCCAATACCTCACCATCAGCGAATACGAAAACTGGGGCTACGACGGCGAGTTCCATTAA
- a CDS encoding TetR/AcrR family transcriptional regulator, whose amino-acid sequence MVGQKRGLDDGVILSAAVTLAESQGFESLNLQNLATALGVKPPSLYNHISGLEDLRVRLAQFALESMEKSVRNRVVGRSREQAIREIAAAYWGFAKKHPELYKAFSIIPRSENAELKETAHSLQNTLIRILEPYKLKGHDEIHFIRFIRSSLHGFVSLEAMGFFHQGCGVHKEASFNEMVDMLIVMLKNYQKKRVRI is encoded by the coding sequence ATGGTGGGACAAAAACGAGGATTGGATGACGGGGTGATTCTTTCAGCGGCGGTAACTCTTGCCGAATCCCAGGGCTTTGAAAGCCTGAACCTGCAAAATCTGGCCACAGCCCTGGGGGTAAAGCCGCCGTCCCTCTATAACCACATCAGCGGCCTGGAAGATTTGCGGGTACGCCTGGCCCAATTTGCCCTGGAGTCCATGGAGAAGAGCGTCCGGAACAGGGTTGTGGGCCGTTCCCGGGAACAGGCGATTAGGGAAATTGCAGCGGCCTATTGGGGTTTTGCGAAAAAACACCCCGAACTGTATAAGGCCTTTTCTATTATTCCCCGGTCGGAAAATGCGGAACTCAAGGAAACAGCCCATTCCCTGCAAAACACATTAATCAGGATTCTGGAACCCTACAAATTGAAGGGCCATGATGAAATACACTTTATCCGTTTTATACGGAGCAGTCTGCATGGATTTGTCTCCCTTGAAGCGATGGGGTTCTTTCACCAAGGCTGTGGGGTACATAAAGAGGCAAGTTTTAACGAAATGGTAGATATGCTTATTGTTATGCTGAAAAACTACCAAAAAAAGAGAGTGCGCATATGA
- a CDS encoding glycerate kinase — MKKIILIPDSFKGTMDSAEICSIMEKQIHRYYPEAEVVSIPVADGGEGSVDSYLAAVGGQRISIPAKGPYMEDIQGFYGLIDGGKTAVIEMAACAGLPMVGDKLNPGKTTTFGVGQLIADAAGRGCKKIIVCLGGSATNDFGAGAAAGAGVRFYDRSGKEFIPLGKTLDQIGHIDTSGLQAALGSIEFVTMCDIDNPLYGSTGAAHVFGPQKGADPAMVEFLDNQLRAVSETVKRELKTDVAELPGAGAAGGMGGGMVAFFGSRLQMGIETVLDTVHFDRILQGADMVFTGEGKIDFQSLRGKVVIGVARRAKKQNVPVIAIVGDIGDNIEGAYDEGVSAVFSINRVALPYKELRSRSKNDLALTMDNLLRFIRIT; from the coding sequence GTGAAAAAAATTATCCTTATTCCTGACTCATTCAAGGGAACTATGGATTCTGCGGAAATTTGTTCAATCATGGAAAAGCAGATTCATAGGTATTATCCCGAAGCAGAGGTAGTGTCGATTCCCGTGGCGGACGGCGGAGAGGGCAGCGTAGATTCATACCTTGCGGCGGTGGGGGGACAGAGGATCTCCATCCCCGCAAAGGGTCCTTACATGGAAGATATACAGGGTTTCTACGGTCTTATTGACGGCGGGAAAACAGCGGTGATTGAAATGGCCGCCTGCGCCGGACTTCCCATGGTAGGGGATAAACTCAATCCGGGGAAAACTACTACCTTTGGGGTAGGACAATTGATAGCCGATGCCGCCGGGCGGGGTTGTAAAAAAATTATCGTTTGCCTGGGGGGAAGCGCCACCAATGACTTCGGCGCCGGCGCAGCGGCTGGCGCAGGGGTGCGCTTCTATGATCGCAGCGGTAAGGAATTTATTCCCCTGGGGAAGACCCTGGATCAGATAGGCCATATCGATACGAGCGGTTTACAGGCGGCTCTGGGCTCGATCGAATTTGTTACCATGTGTGATATTGATAATCCTCTTTACGGGTCGACAGGGGCAGCCCACGTATTTGGTCCGCAGAAGGGGGCCGATCCGGCTATGGTGGAATTTCTTGACAACCAGCTTCGAGCCGTGTCGGAAACGGTAAAGCGGGAATTGAAAACCGATGTGGCGGAACTGCCCGGCGCAGGCGCTGCGGGGGGCATGGGTGGCGGTATGGTTGCCTTCTTTGGTTCCCGTTTGCAGATGGGCATAGAGACTGTTTTGGATACGGTACATTTTGACCGGATACTACAGGGAGCGGATATGGTTTTTACCGGAGAAGGTAAAATAGATTTCCAAAGCCTCCGGGGGAAGGTGGTTATCGGCGTTGCCCGGCGGGCAAAAAAACAAAATGTTCCGGTCATTGCCATAGTCGGAGATATCGGGGACAACATTGAAGGGGCCTATGATGAAGGGGTCAGCGCGGTCTTCAGCATCAACCGGGTTGCTTTGCCCTATAAGGAACTGCGATCCCGAAGCAAAAACGACCTGGCCCTGACCATGGATAACCTACTGCGGTTTATTCGTATTACATAA
- a CDS encoding YhgE/Pip domain-containing protein has translation MNALQIFKHGLKLSLRKPGSIFATILILIVPVMYPLFWLQAFWNPYENIGNLPVAFVNEDFGAYGAGLEQHLRGSTDVKWSFPGRKAADSGLKERFVDPGRACGVGVD, from the coding sequence ATGAATGCACTGCAAATTTTTAAACACGGTTTAAAGTTGAGCCTGCGTAAACCGGGCAGCATTTTCGCAACAATACTGATACTTATCGTTCCGGTAATGTATCCATTATTTTGGTTACAGGCATTCTGGAATCCCTATGAAAACATCGGTAATTTACCCGTTGCGTTCGTCAACGAGGATTTCGGCGCATACGGCGCGGGTCTTGAACAACATTTGCGCGGTTCGACTGATGTTAAGTGGTCTTTCCCTGGTAGAAAAGCCGCCGACAGCGGGCTGAAGGAGCGGTTTGTTGACCCTGGCCGCGCTTGCGGTGTCGGCGTTGACTAG